The Rosa rugosa chromosome 1, drRosRugo1.1, whole genome shotgun sequence genomic sequence ATGACCCTTACTGAAGGTCGGAGGCTCATACCCAAACATAGGGgcccctccttctagcgccaatgtttctgttgaagaatacggaacgggaactaagtgtggatcatgatggggagagagagagagagatagggaaacaagcatgtatagtggttcaccttgcccttgagacaagactacgtccacttagagattctactagtagtgaggccaagtagccctTGTAgcgatacaagtatagggatcatggatccatccatCCTAAGAatgggaggacttccctttatagctaagggaagtcccactctatttacatatcctcgatgtgggacaataatacatatattgcttctcttgaagcctcttggagagcatgggagggtggcctccctacgaggtaccggccgacctccaccatagcgaggtagctcgggtgtcggactaccggatgcatgtcgtaggcgggactaaccatgccgcggggcccacctaagaggtcgttgcttatgcttggcggtatgtgatataggtggtatgtacaacCGCCAAAGTAgaaaatttgcatctacattagattagcttccgacacataagATTTGGGTGAAAGAACCTCCCTAGAACCGACATTCTCATTATATTGTTCACACTTTTCTAGTTTAATttccttgcatttttattaatcgctttgcattttattactttttgttaagttcaaatcaactctcaaacattaaatccattgactcatttgtgtatacccatcttgaggctacaagttagtggctttgaatagGCTTGGTGTGAGCTAAGCCAAGCATTGTCAAGGTTTggtgccttgattgtttatagtttttatttttcttgtgtgcTTTTAGTATCCTACCGTCAATTATCttggttaggtccaacacctaatccctgaggtacgataaactaaggtcCAAATATTTCCCTCttacttgacacgattcgtacgcttgcgagagtatatGCATCAAGTCACCATGATCGAAGGCTTTCAGCCGTGCTTGGACGTGGACTTGCAAATTCAAATTGAACCAATTGCTGGCTGCTAGATCATAATTGCCTATGAAGGAGCATGATGTGTCTACCACCACAATTCGAGGGGAAATCGAAGTCAAAACTGCCATGAGAAACCCACAATCCCAAGAAGGGAGAAGACCCGTCCGGCTGCCTCACCGCACACCAACATGGGAGGCGCTGCCGGACGAGAAGGTGTAGGGGTCTAGAAAAACTAGATTTTGGGAGAGCGCATTGTAGGGTTTTCTTTTCTAATTACAAGTAATGGAcaacggtttttttttttctcttgcaAAATGCAACATTTAAAATGTTTTCAAATTGTTGTCATCTTTAATTGTAATTTTGTATTAAATAAATTAGAGTCTTTCAATAAATTAAGAAGATATAGGATATAGGATGAACAAACAGAATAACAAGGTGTCATTATATAAGATGGCCAAGTGGGTCCCTTAtttattcatttttgtttttttttttatgacaatttATTCATTTTTGGTTGGTTTGGAATTTATTGTTAACATGAGATCTTTGAAAATTTTAGACTAGAAAAAATCTCTGGTCTGAATATTGTATGTCACAAAATCATAAATAATCTTCATTATTTTTAGGGCTAGATTACATGCCTTGTCATCAGAGACTGCAAATCCTCTTCTGCAAAACAAACTTATTGTACTTCTGATTGGCCAAAATCTTTGCTGGGTGAAGCTTAACCACTTGCACTTGTTGAGAAATTCTTAcgtagagaaaagagaaaacgtACCACGTAGCTGGTAGGGCTGCTCAATCGGTGAATATGCAAGgaagtgttttgggtatttcgtTTTAATAAGTAAGGATAGTTTCAGAACACATTTAAAATTTTCTGGATTTTAATTGGGTTGTTCTACCCGCCATGTGGTAGGGTAGTCCTATATAAGAATCTCTAATATTTCAGACTGAAGATTCCAAGTCAATGATTGAAACTTGGACCATTTGCATTTCAAGAAACAACCAATTAAGGAACTTCCATGCATGCCTCGCCTCACATGCATTACATGAAGATGGACTAGTCAAATGGTTGCTTCAAGTGTGAACTCTTAATAGTAAGCCATAGCTAACAGTGACTTTTCAATTTATTGAATGATTCAAAATATTGGTATAAAAATATAGATATACCTATGCTATacaattaaaaggaaaaaatcagACTAGAAAATCAAAGATCTAATTAGTAAATTACAACTCTGGTGGTATCTAAACTCCAGTTTTATGTGACCTCTTTCTGAATATGACTTCAAAAAATCTAGAAATAAAATGTATACTATAAAGAATATAACAATGAGTAGTGCTTGGCATGAACATATGCACGGAAATTCTAATAGAACTAGATCGTACGTACTACATACTAGGGAAATTTGTCTACGAGTTTGATAGAAGCTCTCGTCTATACAGAGTGAAGCACTCCAAAAGTATCACGATTCATGACTATGGTCTGTGCATTACTCCTTTGGTTTCACCACACCCCATTATAGATGAAGGCAAGTTTCCCAACCTGTCTATTCCTTCTGCAAACACCACACCCATTCCCATATAGAAATGAGACTCTATATGGCAATGGAAAGCCCATACACCTGGATTATCTGCCCTGAACCTCAAAGCTGTCCAACGGTATGGATGAACAGGCACAGTGTTCTTCATGATAGGATTCACCAAATTGTACTTCTTTGGGTCATTGTTGATGTCAAACTTTCCTTCCCCATATCCGAGTACCCAAAAATCGTGACCATGCAAATGCCACGGATGCGTCTCGCTGTTGTTCACAATCATGGTGTTTGCATTTTGCAGGATTATGTCCACTGTTGTGTTGAACTGGAGCCTGTAAATCCCATCACTTGTTGTAGTACTGTTGTTGTCTGCCACTTTGTAGATGTCGTAGTTCAGAGAGTCATACCTTTCCGGCGGAGGTGTTTGATCAAATGCATCAGTGAGGTTTTGTTGAAGTGCAATGAGATAAGGTGTGTGAGGAAGAGTTAATGAGACATTATTCACTGACCAGCGCCTATTGCCATTTAGCTCGTTTTGGGTATTGAGGAAAACAATGACTCTGTCTGGGGTTTGGGGAGGGGTGTGAATGAAATCTCGGTGTGCCTTAATGGCGAGACTTTGATTTAGACGGGGCTGAACATCATTCCAAGCCGGCCCTGCTGGTGGTACTGTTGGAGGAGATCTTCGAGGATGGTTAGGATAGTAATTCAGAAAGGCTAAACCAGgtgcggtggtggtggtggcatTTCGGCTAACAATGTTGGTTGTCATCCAATAGTTTCTTGAAGGGTCTTGGTCTGCTTTTATTAGAACCGAATATGTCTCACCAGAATATATGAACAGGTTCTTTACAACAAATGGCTCTACATAATGCCCATCTGCTTCAACTACTGTCAAATTATGACCCTGCATCATAGAGTTTCAATGTTAATTGTATGCTTCTGGTAAACAATTTGCAAATAGAAAATTTCCTATAATACTGTGTTATGTTATGTTGTCAAATTGTACATGTTGTTAATAAGTCTTTTTATATAAACTTCGTAtctatattgataatgtgaCGACATAACAAATTAGCATTAGCGAGATCAACTTATACTGCATAATATGTATGGTTGGAAATACATGAACATATATGATTTACCTCTATTTGAAAACTGAGGGCCGATAGAGCAGTCAAACTAGCAATCCTTAGTCGATAAGTTTTGCCAGGGACTACAGTCACTGCATAAGGAGAGCAGTCAGGACTAGTTGTGTTACAAACACCAGATTCTAAGCTTGGAGTGGCGATGCTAGAGCAGTTGAatcttccttttccttgtatCAAAAGTGACTGAAATTTACAAGAAAGGAAAACCGATTAGCAACCAGAGTTACAATGGGAAATAGTGGTTAAATTTATTACAAAAACTGTTGATGGACGTACCTGAGGTTCCCCAACCCAGACAAAAGGATTGGAAGATAGTCCTACTGCATGTTCATAAGTGCTTCTGTGGTACCAATCATTGAGTATGATGCTTCGATCATAATCATAGATGAAGGGCTCGGATTCTCCTTCAGGAAGCGCTACTCGAATTGATCCATATAAGCCAGCTTCTCTTTGCATTCCATAGTGAGCATGGTACAGGTAAGTTCCAGGCTATAAAAAGGCAAATCATATATATAAAGATCAGTATAACTTGAACTTGATTTATAAATGATAGTTTCAAAAGTAGTCTCTATATTTGTTCTGCTTATGAGTACATAAGGAAAAATGTGTTTTTGAGAACCACTATAAAATTTTAAATTGCTTGTTGGAGAAGAAGCATCTAATTTCTAATGAATCTCTTCAATGTAAGGGGTCTATTTGAGAGTGCTTATGTTGAAATTCCTTTTATCAGAACTGCTTTCGTTAAAAGCCAAAAAAAGATCTTGTTTGAAAATCCAAATGCTTCCTTCATATTCACTTAGAAGTGCTTTAAAGGaaggggtcgtgaccacttacccatttttagcttaaaaattgtccacctacttcactaagagttttttaaccccatttatccAATCTAACATCcattgacagttttgcccctattttaattaataaattacatctctctctctccccttctccCTCTCCCCCCCTCCCCTCTTCGATCTATTCTCtatctcctcccccctcaccgatttcttctCTCACCGAAGACTTTCCTTCTCTCCTCGCCGGATCGTCGTCCACCTCGTTCCATCCCCGCCGCGCAGAGGAAAAACGTCACCCTCTCCAACCATTCCCTTCCCCATGCCTGAATCAAAAGCCCAGACGCAGATCGAAAAATTCCGATCGGATCCAACCCATATCGGGTCAGATTGCACCGAGCCAAGCAACATCACGACGATCCCATCAACTCCGGTCCACCTCCGAACCCACGACGCCACTCTACGCCTCCGATAGCCCTGAACTCGACGTGGACCAGATCATTGACGGCGGTGGCAGACTGTTGATGGTGGAGTCGGACTCGGAGGAACGAGAACTCCGAGCAGACCAAATCGCCGACTGCGGTGGCCGGTGAGTCTGATTTGGATTCCGGCGAGGGCTTGGGTGTGATTCACTCTCTGCTCTACCATCCCACCGATCCCCTCGTCTCAGATACCCCAGCCTCCAAATCGCTGCCGGGGAAGCACCGGCGAAAAAAGAGCCAGTCTCACACTTTggtggtgcccagagcattttttttttttttgggtatactGTGAGCAAAAGGCTTGTaaggaaggaaagaagaaagaagaatgaaaaaaaaaggttttattgaGGAGTTATATATGTCTATTGCGGGTCAATAATACGATTATTAAGGaccaataataagattattggggcaataataagattatttactTGGATAAACCTATAAAGACTTTCAAAATTATAAACATCTTCTTTTTTCAttaattattgatccctaataaacttgttattggggggcaataatatgtttattggggggcaataatatgattattgagaggcaataatatgattattggggggcaataataagattatttatttgaatAAACCTACAAAACCTTCAAAATTATAAACATCTTCATTGTTTAttaattattgatccctaataaacttgttactgggggcaataatatgtttattggggggcaataatatcagacgccggaattcggtcaccagtccggcagtcggattccggtcactggacgaaggactccggtcaccggtcgccggagtccgctgCCGGCCattggtcaccggagcacatcaaggtggaggatgacttctctctctaagtgagaaagaaggagagggcaataaagtcccaaaaataaataaaaagaataaaaaaagaattaattgggtattagggaaataatctcttagagtgttttggataaatgaggttaaaaaactgttagtggagcaagtgggaatttttaagctgaaattgggcaatttttaggctatAAGCTTTTCTGTCTGACTTTTCCTTCCAAGCACTTTCAAATAGTCCCTATCAAGAAGTTTAATTTTAACgtaaataactcataaacaGAGCTCCTAAAGTTCATTGCAGAAAGTTCCAAACTTACCCTATCAACAACAAACTGATATTTGAAAGTGTCTCCAGGCAATATTGGACATTGAGTCACTCCTTCGGTTCCATCACTCCATGGGGTTCCAATCTGCAA encodes the following:
- the LOC133726599 gene encoding L-ascorbate oxidase, producing the protein MVALLQRNSCIFKLLGLCLLFCCLVEIPAVEARIRHYKWEVKYEYKSPDCFKKLVITTNGKTPGPTILAQQGDTVVVELKNSLLTENVAIHWHGIRQIGTPWSDGTEGVTQCPILPGDTFKYQFVVDRPGTYLYHAHYGMQREAGLYGSIRVALPEGESEPFIYDYDRSIILNDWYHRSTYEHAVGLSSNPFVWVGEPQSLLIQGKGRFNCSSIATPSLESGVCNTTSPDCSPYAVTVVPGKTYRLRIASLTALSALSFQIEGHNLTVVEADGHYVEPFVVKNLFIYSGETYSVLIKADQDPSRNYWMTTNIVSRNATTTTAPGLAFLNYYPNHPRRSPPTVPPAGPAWNDVQPRLNQSLAIKAHRDFIHTPPQTPDRVIVFLNTQNELNGNRRWSVNNVSLTLPHTPYLIALQQNLTDAFDQTPPPERYDSLNYDIYKVADNNSTTTSDGIYRLQFNTTVDIILQNANTMIVNNSETHPWHLHGHDFWVLGYGEGKFDINNDPKKYNLVNPIMKNTVPVHPYRWTALRFRADNPGVWAFHCHIESHFYMGMGVVFAEGIDRLGNLPSSIMGCGETKGVMHRP